Proteins from a single region of Chryseomicrobium sp. FSL W7-1435:
- a CDS encoding sensor histidine kinase — MNRLKRSLAARLVLTISAIILTICVLFLVMINHYLQDSIVEEMGDKALTSAYLIADRPDVLAAFSERDPTTVLQPIAEEIRQETGATFVVIGNAQGIRYTHPDPEKIGLSMVGGDNDSALVNREAIVSITTGSLGESIRGKVPVIVDDEVVGIISVGYLTQDIQTTIATAFQGWLLVSLLVALGGFGAAWLLALYVKNQLLGMQPTEIADLYSAYHTILEETTDGIVLASTSNDVIISNARARELIPALQQGGTLHAVLPEKLVNEKSIRALEIPLQQQAIIISKAPLKHDQGPGYLYFFRTKLEYEELTNELTRVKQQGHMQRAKTHEFSNKLHVLLGLLKRQNVAEAISFIRQEQQDSSTQQQMLGKQGPVLIQALLEGKISEAKERGIAVTVEAEEILGDYSDSQIDALVMALGNVLQNAIEALQKATQEDKRIQVVLQEYRHELIIEVQDNGPGIADETAAHIFTLGYSTKDGFDRGYGLALSEQALQKVGGTLLLEESDLGGACFLLTLERT; from the coding sequence GTGAATCGACTCAAACGCTCGCTGGCTGCACGGCTAGTGCTTACGATCAGTGCCATCATCTTGACGATCTGCGTGTTGTTTCTCGTCATGATCAATCACTATCTGCAAGATTCGATTGTCGAAGAGATGGGAGACAAGGCATTGACGAGTGCCTATTTGATAGCCGACCGACCTGACGTACTCGCTGCGTTTTCTGAAAGAGACCCAACGACTGTCCTCCAACCGATTGCGGAAGAAATTCGCCAGGAAACGGGAGCGACTTTTGTGGTGATTGGCAACGCGCAAGGTATTCGCTACACGCATCCGGACCCAGAGAAGATCGGTCTGTCGATGGTAGGTGGGGACAATGATTCAGCGCTCGTGAACCGAGAGGCGATTGTCTCCATCACAACGGGCTCTCTTGGAGAATCCATTCGTGGCAAGGTTCCGGTCATCGTAGACGATGAAGTGGTCGGTATTATTTCGGTTGGGTATTTGACTCAGGATATCCAGACGACCATCGCCACGGCTTTTCAAGGCTGGCTCCTCGTGTCCTTATTAGTGGCGCTAGGTGGATTTGGAGCAGCATGGCTCTTGGCGCTTTACGTGAAAAATCAACTACTTGGCATGCAGCCGACCGAGATTGCCGATCTCTATTCGGCTTACCACACCATCCTTGAAGAAACGACAGACGGAATTGTGCTTGCTTCCACTTCGAATGACGTCATCATTTCCAACGCACGTGCCAGAGAACTGATTCCTGCGCTACAACAAGGTGGTACGCTTCACGCCGTACTTCCGGAAAAACTGGTGAACGAAAAAAGCATTCGGGCCCTTGAGATTCCGCTTCAACAACAAGCAATCATCATCTCTAAAGCGCCATTAAAGCATGATCAAGGACCCGGCTATCTGTACTTCTTCCGGACGAAGCTCGAGTATGAAGAGCTGACAAACGAATTGACGCGGGTCAAGCAACAAGGACACATGCAGCGCGCAAAGACACATGAGTTCTCGAATAAACTGCATGTGCTTCTTGGCCTTTTGAAGCGCCAAAATGTTGCGGAAGCCATCTCATTCATTCGGCAGGAACAACAGGATTCCTCGACCCAGCAACAGATGCTAGGAAAGCAAGGACCTGTGCTGATTCAGGCTTTATTGGAAGGGAAGATTTCAGAGGCGAAAGAGCGAGGGATTGCTGTTACAGTAGAGGCAGAAGAGATTCTTGGAGATTATTCCGATTCCCAAATTGACGCCCTTGTCATGGCACTTGGCAACGTGTTGCAAAACGCTATCGAGGCTTTGCAAAAAGCTACACAAGAAGACAAAAGAATCCAAGTTGTTTTGCAAGAGTATAGACATGAACTGATCATCGAAGTGCAGGACAACGGACCCGGAATCGCTGATGAAACGGCAGCTCACATTTTTACGCTGGGCTACTCGACGAAAGACGGGTTCGACCGTGGCTATGGGCTGGCGCTCAGTGAACAAGCGCTTCAAAAAGTGGGAGGCACTCTTTTACTCGAAGAAAGTGATCTGGGTGGCGCTTGCTTCTTACTAACGTTAGAAAGGACGTGA
- a CDS encoding response regulator, with product MDIWLLEDDFRIAAIHADYITALKPEARVRQFLTGTALQEALLLEQPTVLLMDLYIPDVEGYELVKQVRATYPAIRIVMVTAANSRKDVETLHSYGVFDYLVKPFDESRLHKTFKQLDNTAKALSCQEAVTQSEIDALFYSPVQVSSEKAFPKGIDALTLEKVAHLFQEKGHSSLTATEVSRMIGTSRSTARRYLEHLVEDGVLETQLLYGSVGRPERSYVLCETYEQN from the coding sequence ATGGATATTTGGCTGCTAGAGGACGATTTTCGTATTGCGGCAATCCATGCCGACTACATAACAGCCCTGAAACCGGAGGCGCGCGTTCGTCAGTTTTTAACGGGAACTGCTCTTCAAGAAGCACTTCTGTTGGAGCAGCCGACCGTGTTATTGATGGACTTGTATATTCCAGACGTTGAAGGCTATGAACTTGTCAAACAGGTCAGAGCGACTTATCCGGCCATTCGGATTGTCATGGTGACGGCAGCTAATTCCCGGAAGGATGTTGAGACGCTTCATTCCTACGGCGTGTTCGATTACCTGGTGAAACCATTTGACGAGTCCCGACTTCATAAGACGTTCAAACAACTCGACAACACGGCGAAAGCACTTTCGTGCCAAGAAGCTGTCACCCAGAGTGAGATCGACGCGTTATTTTATTCGCCTGTACAAGTCTCTTCTGAAAAAGCATTTCCAAAAGGCATCGATGCGTTGACACTTGAAAAAGTCGCTCATTTGTTTCAGGAAAAAGGGCACTCGAGTCTTACAGCGACAGAGGTGAGTAGAATGATTGGCACCAGTCGTTCGACAGCGAGGCGATACCTGGAACACCTTGTAGAAGACGGGGTTTTGGAGACACAATTGCTGTATGGTTCAGTCGGGCGTCCAGAACGAAGTTATGTGCTGTGTGAAACTTATGAACAAAACTAA